The Campylobacter sp. CNRCH_2014_0184h region TTTGCTAATGTTTGGTTGCTAGGAAAGTTTTTTGCATCGAGCAGTTTAATATTTGGATTTTCTAGTTTAATAAAAGAAGTATCGATTTCTTTTATATCTGTTTGTGTATGTTTTGAGTGCATATTATGATGAGAATGATCTCCCATTGCATAAGCACTACTAATACTTGCTAAACTTAAAGCATTAAATTTTAAAAATAACCTTCTGTCCATTAAATTTTTACTCCTAAATTAATTTTGATTATAACTATTATTTGATTAATGATTGTAAATTATAAAAACAAGATATAATTTTAATATGATTTGCTATACAAGTGGTTTTAAATCAAAAATTAAGGAAAGATATGCTAATTAAAAATCATTTAGATAAAGACTTTCAAACTCCTGCTTATATTTTAGAAGAAGATAAACTTAGAAAAAATTGTGAACTTTTGGCTAAAGTGAGCGAGCAAAGTGGAGCAAAAGTTTTACTTGCTCTAAAGGGTTTTGCTTTTTCAGGTGCTATGGATATAGTGGGTGAGTATTTATCAGGCTGTACTTGCAGTGGGCTTTGGGAAGCTAAATTTGCAAAAGAATATATGGATAAAGAAATTCATACTTTTTCACCTGCTTTTAAAGATGATGAAATAGATGAAATCATAGATCTTTCACATCATATAGTATTTAATTCTTTTAATCAGTTTAAAAAATTTAAAGACAAAGCAAGTAAAAAGTCTCTTGGTTTGCGTTGTAATCCAGAGCTTTCAGTGGCTCCAAAAGAACTTTATAATCCTTGTGGTAGATTTTCAAGACTAGGAATTCGTGCGATTGATTTTGAAAATGAAGATTTAAGTGCTATAAGTGGGCTTCATTTTCATGCTTTATGTGAAGAAAGTGCGCATTCTTTAGAGCTTGTGTTAAATGCTTTTGAAGCTAAATTTTCAAAATTTATTAAAAATATGAAATGGGTTAATTTTGGTGGGGGTCATCACATTACAAAAGAAGGCTATGACACGCAAAAACTAATCGATCTTTGTAAAAAATTTAGCGATAAATATGGGGTGCAAGTGTATCTTGAGCCAGGTGAAGCTATAGGTTGGCAGTGTGGGACTTTAGTTGCAAGTGTGATAGATATAGTAGAAAATGAGAAAAAAATAGCTATTTTAGATACTTCAAGTGAAGCTCATATGCCAGATACTATCATCATGCCTTATACAAGTGAGGTTTTAAATGCTAGAATTTTATCAAGCCGTGATGGGGAAAAATATAGCGAGTTAAAAGAAAATGAATTTGCTTATTTACTTGGTGGTAATACTTGCTTAGCAGGGGATATCATGGGTGAGTATGCTTTTAATCAAGAGTTAAAAATAGGGCAAAAAATAGTATTTTTAGATCAAATTCATTATTCTATAGTTAAAAACACCACTTTTAATGGAGTAAGACTTCCAAATTTAATGTTCTTGGATAAGAATGAAAATTTATCTATGGTAAGAGAATTTGGCTATGAAAATTATTCAAAAAGAAACTAAAAATTGAGTTTTTTTGTAGTTTTTTGCAAATTTATGTTTTTTAAATAAAACTTTTTTTAAAATAAAAATGGAAACTGAAAATTAACAAAACTACAACGCTAAGCTTTGGCTAGTGTGTAATGTTTAGGAGTAATTTATGCATAGGGTTATACTAGCTCTTTTAGCCTGTTTTAACTTTCTATTTGCTCAAGAAAATTTTGAAGTTAAAAATACTCAAATTTGGGATGTGCAAAGAGTGATGAATATAGAAAGTTATCAAAATTTTGGTGCTTTGTGGACTAAACTACAAGGTGAATATATTGCAAGTGCTGTTTTGATTATACTTATAGTGGTAATTTCAGCTTTTGCATTGCATTATATGGTCATAGGTCCAAAGAAATTTTCTCATGATGGTAAGAAAATTTATGCCTTTTCGGTATTTGAAAGATTGTTTCATTTTGTAGCGGCAATTTCTTGGATTATCCTTGTGCCAACCGGTCTTATTATGATTTTTGGATCATATTTTGGTGGTGGATTTTTTGTAAGAATGTGTAAAAACTTACATGGCATTGCTACTATTTTATTTATCATTTCTATCATTCCTATGCTTTTATGTTGGATTAAAAGAATGCTTCCTGCAAGTTATGATTTAAGATGGATGATGATGGTTGGTGGATATTTAAGTAAAGAGAAAAAACCTGTGCCTGCTGGCAAGTTTAATTTTGGTCAAAAATCTTGGTATTATATAGCTGTTTTTGGTGGATTTTTGATGATAATCACCGGTGCGTTTATGTTTTTCCTTGATTTTAATTCTACTTCTTTACAATCTATTTTTGGAATTTCTCATATAGATATTTTAAGAGCTTCAGCTATCATCCATAATATTTTGGGTATTTTATGTGCGGTATTTTTTGCTATTCATATTTATATGGCTGTATTTGCTATTAAAGGAAGTATCCACTCTATGATTAGTGGTTATAAAGAAGAAGAGGAAGTTTATATTTTACATTCTTATTGGTATAAAGAATTAAGCGATAAAAAACAAATCAACCCATCATTTACTTACGATTCTAAAGCAAAATTTTAAAATCTCACTTGATTTTTTTAAATTTTCCTTGTTATAATCAAATAAAAATAACAAGGAAAATTAATGATACAAGATATTGATCTTTCGCGTAAATATTTTTATGAATTTTTTTCAAAAGCTTTTAATTTTATCGATGAAAATGAATTTAAAATTTGGCACGAGCAAGTTTTGGTTTTAGCTCAAAGTCCTTTAGATGATAGTTTAAAATCTGATTTTGAAAAACTTAGCGCATGCGATTTTGCAAGTTTTAAAGAAGAACAAAATGGAGTATTTTTTGATTTTTCTTACGTGAATGTGCCTATTAGCGCTTCTTTTTATGATGAGGGTAGAGATGATGGCAAAATGAAGCTTCAAGCCTGTGAAATCATTAGAAAAACCAAATTTAGAAAAAAAGAAGATTGCAGACAAAGTGAAGATGAATTTGGCTTTTTGTTTGCTTTTATGGCAAGTATTATTGAGCATGATTTAAAAGTTGCACAGCAATTATTTCGCTTTGTGATAAATCCTGTAATAGATGAGTTTATAGAAAAATTACAAATCCATAAAAACTCAAATTTTTACATTGCTATTGCCAATATTATGAAAGTCTTTTTTACAAACGAAAGAGCTTATTTAGAAGTACAAGCACCTGTAAAAAAAGAAGGTAAAAGTATAGCAGATGAAGCTTTACAAAGACTTCCTTACGAACCAAGACTTCCTACTAAATTTAGTAAAACAAATATAGAAGAACTTAGCAAATTATAAAAATAAATATGTATTTTGTTACCAAAATACATATTATCAAAATCATCTTTTTATGAAAATAGAAATTAAATAAAATCTTAAGTGAAAATATGCAAAAGTTATAATGTTTAAGTGTGTAAATACTTTGAAAATAAGTATTTATAGTTATTCTTTACTTTTATTTCAAAGGAGAGAACATGGAGGCCAATCAAAGAAGGGATTTTTTAAAAAAATCTTTGAAAATTGGTGCTTTAGGGGTAGTAGCTGGAGCGAGCGTTAATGCTTTAGCCAAAGATGATTACCAAGAGCAAAATACCGTAGTTTTAGGAAAAAGTACCAAAAAAGAAGTGCTTTATAAAAAAACTATGCATTGGGAAAAATACTACAAAATAGCTTACTAATTAAGAAAGGAAGAAGATGGCATTAGCAAGAAGAAATTTTCTTAAGCTTGCTGGTATTGCTGGTCTTGGAAGTGCGGCTTTTGGTAGTGAAAACAAAGCTATTAGAGCTGCAAGCGAACAAGAAGTAGCAAATCCTTATCCAGATTCTAAGATTGTTAGAACAATCTGTAGTATCTGTAGTGCAGGCTGTGGAATTAAAGCAGAAGTACAAGATGGAGTTTGGGTGCGTCAAGAAAACGCTATAGAACATCCTATTTCTCAAGGATCACACTGCTGTAAAGGGATAGATCAAATCGATCTTACTAAATCAAAACAGCGTATTAAATATCCTATGAAAAAAGAAAACGGTAAATGGGTGCGTTTAACTTGGGAGCAAGCTATCAATGAAATTGGTGATAAAATGCTTGAAATCCGTAAAGAAAATGGACCTGATAGCGTTATGTTCTTGGGTTCGGCTAAATTTAATAACCAACAAGCTTATTATTTTAGAAAATTTGCAGCATTTTGGGGTACTAACAATATAGACCACGTTGCTAGAATTTGACACAGCGCAACAGTCGCCGGTGTGGCGAATACATGGGGTTATGGCGCTATGACAAATCATTTTGGTGATGTGACTAAACATTCAAAAATGATGATTATTTTTGGTGCAAATACTGCTGTGGCTAATCCTATTGGATTTAAACACTTATTGCAAGCAAAAGATCGTAATAATGCTAAATTGGTAGTTGTAGATCCTGTATTTACAAAAACTGCAGTACATGCTGATGAATATGTAAGAATTCGTCCAGGTACAGATATAGCTTTAGTTTATGGTATGCTTCATTTGATCTTCAAAAACGGTTGGGAAGATAAAGAATTAATAAAAACCAGAACTTATGGGGTTGAAGAAATAAAAGCAGAAGCTGCTAAATGGACTCCTGAAGTTGTAGAAGATGTAACAGGTGTTCCGGCTGCTCAACTTGAAAAAATCACAAGAATGCTAGCTACAATCAAACCTGCTACGCTATTTTGGGCTTTAGGTATTACTCAACACTCAGTAGGTAGCTCTAACACAAGAATTCTAGCTATCTTGCAACTTGTTCTTGGTAATATAGGTAAACCAGGCGCAGGAACAAACATCATCAGAGGACATGATAATGTTCAAGGTGCTACTGATATGGGTTGTTTGGCTGATACTTTACCAGCTTATTATGGACTTGATGATAATGCTTGGAATCACTTCTCTAATGTATGGAATGTTGAGAGAGAGTATTTAAATTCAAGATTTTATTCTAAAGAATGGATGCATGAAAAAGGCTTTTCGCTAGCAAAATGGTGGCAAGGCGTTTTACATGAAGAAAAAACTTATTCTAACTCACCTATCCGCGTACTTTGGGTGCAAGGAACAGGTATTACTTCTATGGCACATACGGTAAAAATTCAAGAAGCACTTAAAAAACTTGATATGATCGTAATTGCTGAGCCTTTTGTAAATGAAGTAGCAGTTTTAGCAGATCGTCCAGATGGTATTTATATTATTCCTGCTTCAACCCAATTTGAAACAGAAGGTTATGTAACAGCGACTAACCGTGCTATGCAATGGCGTTCTCAAGTAGTAAAACCAATTTATGAAAGTAAAGAAGATCAAGAGATTATGTTTGCTTTTGCTAAAAAATTTGGTTTTTATAAAGAATACACTCGTGGTATGAAAATGGAATTAAAAGATCATAAACTTGTACAAACAAGAGATGATAATGATGATAATTTCATATGGCCTGATGATGCTACAAGAGAAATGAGTAATGGTCTTTTAAGTATAGGCTTAAGAGGTATTTCAGCTGAACGTCTAAGAAAACACCAACAAAATTGGGAACATTTTGATCCTGATACTCAAAGAGGTATTGGCGGTGAAGTTAAAGGTGAATATTATGGTTTACCTTGGCCTTGTTGGGATAAACAACACCCAGGTACTTCTATCATGTGGAATACAGATATTCCTTATGAAGAAGGTGGTATGGGCTTTAGAAATCGCTTTGGTTTAGAGCATGATGGGCATTCTCAATTAGCAGATGAGGCCTTTACTCCAAAAGGATGTAAAGTTAAAGGTGGCTACCCGCAAATCACTAAAGAAAATATCGAAAAAGTGTTTAATATCAAACTAAGCGATAAAGAAAAAGAATTAATGGGCGCTAGCTGGAGCACAGATATTTCAGGTATAATCTTAGAAAAATGTAGAGAAAAAAGTGCTTGTTGTTTAGGTAATGCAAGAGCGAGAATGAAAGTTTGGGAATTTGCTGATCCTATTCCACTACATAGAGAGCCTATTCACTCGCCTCGCTGGGATTTGGTTAAAAAATATCCTACTTGGGGTGATCAAGAGAAAAACTTTAGGGTTGAGAGTAAATTTATTAGCGAGCAACAAAAAACAGATTGGAGTAAAGAGTTTCCAACTATTATTTCAAGTATGCGCTTAGTAAATTTAAGTGGCGCGGGTATGCTTGAGAGAACTAGTAAATATCTTGCTGCAATCACACCTGAGATGTTTGCTAATGTGCACCCTGAACTTGCTTTAAAATATGGTATAAATGATGGTGATATGATGTGGATTCACTCGCCACAAGGTACTAAGATTAAAGTAAAATGTGTGCATAATCATTCAGTTACACCAGATAGAATTTGCTTGCCTTATAATTTTGCAGGTATTATGCAAGGAGTGGATTTAAGTTACAATTATCCTGAAGGTACTAAGCCTTATACTATAGGGGAAAGTTCTAACACGGTTACTAACTATGGTTTTGATATAAATACGCAAATTTCTGAGTTTAACGCAGGGCTTTGCAGACTTGAAAAGGCTTAAGGGGTAAGTTATGGCTAGAATGAAATTTTATGTAGATAATAATCGCTGTATTTCTTGCTTTGCTTGTCAAGTAGCTTGTTCAAGTGCGCATGAAGTACCAGTGGGAATTAATAGAAGAAAAGTAATCACTCTAAATGAAGGTATAGAAGGCAAAGAGTTTTCAACAACTCTTGCTTGCCAACATTGTACAGACGCTCCATGTGAGCAAGTTTGTCCTGTAAAATGCTTTTATATTAGAGCTGATGGTATTGTTTTACATGATAAAAAAACTTGTATAGGTTGTGGATATTGTCTTTATGCATGTCCTTTTGGCGCTCCACAATTTCCAAGAGATGGTGCTTTTGGCATTAAGGGTGAAATGGATAAATGTACTATGTGTGCAGGTGGTCCTGAGCCTACTAACTCTCATGAAGAAAGAGAGCTTTATGGACAAAATCGTATTGCAGAAGGTAAAGTACCTATGTGCGCTGCGGTTTGTTCTACAAATGCACTTTTGGTTGGTGATGCAGCTGAAGTTAGTGCAATGTATAGAAAAAGAGTTTTACTCAAGGGTCAAAACTTAGGACTTGATGCAAAATAACTCAAAGGGTGTTTACAAGCACCCTTTTTTACTACTTATAATCCAAGGTTAATTCATGGAAGAGCTAATTTTACAAATTCAAAAAAATCTTGATGAAAATAATAAACTTACTTGTAAAAAAGCACTAGAACTTTTAAAACAATACTCTAAAGAAGATTTTCAAGCCATTATAAAAGAATTAGGCGTAAAAATTTCAGATTGTGAGCTAGGTCAATTTGGCAAGTTAAATAAAAATATAGCAAAAAGTGAAATTTTGGAAAAATTAGAAACAAAATTAGATTCTAAGCGTCGCATATCATGTAAAGATGCTTTAGAATGTGCTAAAGACTTTAACATGGCTGATATGAGAGCTACGCTTAAAACTTATAAGATTGATGTTAAATACTGTGAACTTGGTTGTTTTGAAGAAAAAAAGGGTAAAAAATTTCATGTAAAAAGTAAAATTTGGGTAGAAAATCCTGATGGAGAATTGCTTTTTGGTAAAGGTAAAACAGATATTTTAGAATTAGTAGGAGAATGTGGAAGTATTTCTCAAGCAGCTAAACAACTAGGGATTAATTATAAAAAAGCATGGCTTTATATACAAGATTTAGAAAAAAATATGAAAGAAGAATTACTTATTGCTAAAAAAGGAAGAGGAAGTGAGTCAGGTAGCAAACTTACTCCAAGAGCTTATGAGTTAATTCAAAATTTTAAAATTTTACAACAAGATGTAGAAGAATACACCAATAAACGCTTTAAAGAATTATTTTTCAAGAAAAATCAAGAAAAAGATAAAACTTAATTTGAATACAAGTTATAACAATATATCATTAAATAAAAAAGGTAAAAGATGAAAATTGATTGTAGAGATTTAGCTTGTCCACGTCCTGTGATAGAAACAAAAAAAGCTTTAGAAGAGTTAAAAGAAAATGAAAATTTAGAAATTCTTTTAAACTCTCAAGCTTCTAAAGAAAATGTAATGAGATTTTTAAAATCTTTAAATTTGGAATTTAATGTTAAAGATTTAGATGATGAGAGTATTATTAGCATTGTAAAAGATGGCAATATAGCTCATAATCAAGAACAAAATTTACAAGAATACAATGTGTTATTTTTAAAAAGCGATAGGGTAGGTGAGGGAGAACTTGGAAAAAATCTAATGCTAGGTTTTTTAAAAACCCTAAAAGATTTACCAAATAAACCTGCAAAAATCCTTTGTGTTAATGATAGTGTTTTGATGAATACTGATTGCTCTCATATGGCATTTGAAGCCATGAAAGAACTTGAAAATTTAGGAGTTGAAATTTATAGTTGTGGGGCATGTTTGGAATTTTTTGGCAAAAGCAAAGAGCTTAAAATAGGTAAAATAGGTAATGCTTATGAAATTTTAAATGAACTTTTTGGAAAGGCAAAGATTATCTCTTTATGATATATAAAGATCAAAAACTAACCCAATATGTAAAAGCTGCGGGTTGAGCTGCCAAATTAGACTCGGTGGGTCTTGACAAAATTCTTGGCATTTTAAAACCGCATGAAAACCTTTTAAGTGGTATTGATAATAATGAAGATGCAAGTGTTTATAAGCTAAATGAAGATTTAGCTTTAGTGCAAACTCTTGATTTTATCACACCTGTGGTTGATAGCGCGTATCATTTTGGCGCTATAGCTGCTGCAAATGCCTTAAGTGATGTATTTGCTATGGGTGCTGAGGTGATTAATGCTTTAAATATTGTAGGCTTTGATACTTGTCATTTTAATAATGAAATTTTACTTGAAGTGTTAGAAGGTGCTAGAGTTAAGGTTGAAGAAGCTGGTGCTGTGCTAGTAGGTGGGCATACTATAGAAAATGATGAATTTATTTTTGGGCTTAGTGTAACAGGCGTAGTTCATCCTAAGAAATTTATAGCTAATAATAGCGCAAAAGATGGTGATGTGATTTTACTTACTAAACCTATAGGTAGTGGTATTATTAGTACTGCTATCAAGGCTGGTTTGCTAGAAAAAGCAAAGATTTTAAAAGCAGTAGAACAAATGAGTTTTTTAAATCTTTATGCAAGTCGTATTTTGAGGGAATTTAACAGTCTTAGTGCTTTAAGTGATGTTACCGGTTTTGGTCTTTTGGGACATTTAAAAGAAATGCTAAATAAAGAAATTATGATAGAAGTATATAAAAATGAAATTCCTTTAATGGATGGAGTTTTGTCAATGGCTAATATAGGGATTATCCCAGTGGGAGCTTATAAAAATAAAGATAGTCTAAAAATTTGGGTTGAAAATTTAAATGAAAAAGATGAGAATATAGTGTATTTTGATCCTCAAACTTCAGGTGGACTTTTAGCTAGTATGAGTGAAAATGAAGCAAATGAAGCTTTAAAAATTTTGAAAGATCACAATATAGAGGCAAAGATTATTGCTAGATGTGTAAGAAATACTCATAATTATTTATTATTGCGCTAATATTTTATTTACAATCAAAAATATATGTTTATATTTGTTACTTTTTTACATAAAAAAATAAATTACAAATAAATATATGTTGATTTTCGTTGCAATTTTTGTATCATAAATACATATTAACTATTAAAGTGGAGGAAAAAATGATACAAAAAGCTTTGCAATTAGCTGAAGAATTACAAAGAAAGATAGAAAGTAATATCTCTCAAAGCGAAAAAGAATTTCATGCCAAAATGCAAAAACTTTTAAACAATCCTAAAAATAAAGTAATGTTAATTGAGCTTTTAGATCGCTCTTTTAGATGTAAAGATAAAAGTGCGAGTTTTGAGCTTATAGAACATACTTTAAACAAATATGGTATAGCTGATTTTTTTAGTGCTTTTGAAAAATTTTTACTTTTTTCATTTTTAAATTTTGGAAAATTTGCACCGACTCTTAGTGTGCCATTTTTTATTAAGCATTTAAGAGAAGATACTAAAGCTATGGTTTTAGATGCAAATCCTAGTGTTTTAGAGCCTCATATGCGTAAAAGAAAAGATGAAGATAAAATCACTTTAAATGTAAATTTAATTGGTGAAGAGGTTTTGGGTGAAGCTGAGAGTGCTTATAGGATGAAAAAATACGAAGAAGCATTAAAAACAAGCTATATTACTTATATTTCTATTAAAATTACTACCATTTTTTCCCAAATCAATATCATTGATTTTGAATACTCTAAAGATGAGGTGGTAAAAAGATTGGATAAATTATATGCTCTTGCTTTAGAGGAAGAAAAAAAGCAAGGTGTGTCTAAATTTATCAATCTTGACATGGAAGAATTTAGAGATTTAGAATTAACCGTTGAAGCTTTTATGGAAAGTGTTGCAAAATACGATATTAAAGCAGGTATTGTTTTGCAAGCTTATTTGCCTGATTCTTATGAGTATTTGAAAAAACTTTTTGCCTTTTCTAAAGAAAGAGTTTTAAAAGGTATGAAGCCTATAAAAATTCGCTTTGTTAAAGGAGCGAATATGGAAAGTGAAGAAACTATAGCTTCACAAAGAGGTTGGGCTCTACCTACTTTTTATAAAAAAATTGACACTGATAGTAATTATAAAAAAATGCTTGATTTTGTCTTAGAGGGAGATAATCATAAATATATTAATATAGGTATTGCAAGTCATAATTTATTTGAAATTGCTTATGCTTATACTAGAATTTCACAAGCTGGAGCTTTATCATCTTTTACTTTTGAAATGCTTGAGGGTATGAGTTTACAATGCTCTTATGAGCTTTCTAAAATGCATGATCTTATACTTTATGCACCAGTTTGTGATGAAGCACATTTTAACAATGCTATTGCATACTTAGTAAGAAGACTTGATGAAAATACTAGTGAAGATAATTTCATGAGATATTTTTTCAATCTTAAAATTAATGATAAAAATTGGCAAATACAAAAAGAATTATTTCTAAAATCTTTAGAAGGTGTTGCTAGTTTGGATAATTCTACCCATAGAACTCAAGATAGAAATAATGAAACAAAGGCTATTAGTTCTTATGAGAGTAAAGAATTTAAAAACGAACCTGACACAGATTTTATCTTAAAAGCAAATAGAGAATGGGCTAAGGGTATAAGAGCTAAGTATGAAAATTTAGAAAATTATGATGTCTATCCAGTTGCAAAAGAAGAAATTAAAAACGAAAATTTACAAGTAGTAGAAGTTAAAGATAAAATCAAAAATCGCACTATAGGTAAAGCACACTTAGCAGGCCAAGCAGAGATCAAATACGCTTTAGATGTAGCTAAGAGCTCAAATTTTAGTGATTTAAGTCATGATGAAATTTATAAAATTTTAGCAAAAACTGCTCAACTTGTTAGAGAGCGTAGAGGAGATTTAATAGGTATAGCAGCTTTAGAAGTAGGAAAAACTTTCTTAGAAATTGATCCTGAAGTTAGTGAGGCTATAGACTTTTTAGAATTTTACCCACATTCTTTAGAAAAATTAAAAGAGCAAAATCCAAATACGACTTTTAAAGCAAAAGGCATAGGCGTGGTGATTGCGCCATGGAATTTCCCAGTAGGTATTTCAGTAGGAACCATAGCAGCGCCTTTGGCCGCAGGAAATAAAGTGATATATAAACCATCATCTTTATCGATGTTAACAGGTTATATGCTTTGTAAATGCTTTTGGGATGCAGGAATTCCTAAGGATGCTTTGATTTTCTTACCTGCTAAAGGTAGTGATATATCAAAATACTTACTTGTTGATCAAAGTGTGAAATTTTCAGTATTAACTGGTGGAGAAGAAACTGCTTATGCAATGCTCAAAGCTAATCCAACCTTGCTTTTAAGTGCCGAAACAGGCGGTAAAAATGCAACCATTGTTTCTAAATTTGCTGATCGTGATAGTGCGATTAAAAATATCATTCATTCAGCTTTTTCAAATTCAGGTCAAAAATGCTCTGCTACTTCTTTGCTAGTTTTAGAAGAAGAAGTTTATAATGATGAAGAGTTCAAAAAGACTTTGGTAGATGCTGCTAGTTCTATGGCGGTTGGAAATCCATTTGTGTTTAAAAATAAACTTGGAGCTTTAGCAGATAAACCAGATGTGAAATTACAAAAAGCTTTAGATGAATTAGCTCCGTATGAAAGTTGGGCTTTAAAACCTAAATTTATAGATGATAATCCTTATCTTCTAACTCCAGGGATTAAGTATGGTACTAAAAAAGGTGATTTTACGCACATGAATGAGCTTTTTGCACCAATTTTA contains the following coding sequences:
- the yedF gene encoding sulfurtransferase-like selenium metabolism protein YedF, with the protein product MKIDCRDLACPRPVIETKKALEELKENENLEILLNSQASKENVMRFLKSLNLEFNVKDLDDESIISIVKDGNIAHNQEQNLQEYNVLFLKSDRVGEGELGKNLMLGFLKTLKDLPNKPAKILCVNDSVLMNTDCSHMAFEAMKELENLGVEIYSCGACLEFFGKSKELKIGKIGNAYEILNELFGKAKIISL
- the nspC gene encoding carboxynorspermidine decarboxylase; the protein is MLIKNHLDKDFQTPAYILEEDKLRKNCELLAKVSEQSGAKVLLALKGFAFSGAMDIVGEYLSGCTCSGLWEAKFAKEYMDKEIHTFSPAFKDDEIDEIIDLSHHIVFNSFNQFKKFKDKASKKSLGLRCNPELSVAPKELYNPCGRFSRLGIRAIDFENEDLSAISGLHFHALCEESAHSLELVLNAFEAKFSKFIKNMKWVNFGGGHHITKEGYDTQKLIDLCKKFSDKYGVQVYLEPGEAIGWQCGTLVASVIDIVENEKKIAILDTSSEAHMPDTIIMPYTSEVLNARILSSRDGEKYSELKENEFAYLLGGNTCLAGDIMGEYAFNQELKIGQKIVFLDQIHYSIVKNTTFNGVRLPNLMFLDKNENLSMVREFGYENYSKRN
- a CDS encoding formate dehydrogenase subunit alpha, translated to MALARRNFLKLAGIAGLGSAAFGSENKAIRAASEQEVANPYPDSKIVRTICSICSAGCGIKAEVQDGVWVRQENAIEHPISQGSHCCKGIDQIDLTKSKQRIKYPMKKENGKWVRLTWEQAINEIGDKMLEIRKENGPDSVMFLGSAKFNNQQAYYFRKFAAFWGTNNIDHVARIUHSATVAGVANTWGYGAMTNHFGDVTKHSKMMIIFGANTAVANPIGFKHLLQAKDRNNAKLVVVDPVFTKTAVHADEYVRIRPGTDIALVYGMLHLIFKNGWEDKELIKTRTYGVEEIKAEAAKWTPEVVEDVTGVPAAQLEKITRMLATIKPATLFWALGITQHSVGSSNTRILAILQLVLGNIGKPGAGTNIIRGHDNVQGATDMGCLADTLPAYYGLDDNAWNHFSNVWNVEREYLNSRFYSKEWMHEKGFSLAKWWQGVLHEEKTYSNSPIRVLWVQGTGITSMAHTVKIQEALKKLDMIVIAEPFVNEVAVLADRPDGIYIIPASTQFETEGYVTATNRAMQWRSQVVKPIYESKEDQEIMFAFAKKFGFYKEYTRGMKMELKDHKLVQTRDDNDDNFIWPDDATREMSNGLLSIGLRGISAERLRKHQQNWEHFDPDTQRGIGGEVKGEYYGLPWPCWDKQHPGTSIMWNTDIPYEEGGMGFRNRFGLEHDGHSQLADEAFTPKGCKVKGGYPQITKENIEKVFNIKLSDKEKELMGASWSTDISGIILEKCREKSACCLGNARARMKVWEFADPIPLHREPIHSPRWDLVKKYPTWGDQEKNFRVESKFISEQQKTDWSKEFPTIISSMRLVNLSGAGMLERTSKYLAAITPEMFANVHPELALKYGINDGDMMWIHSPQGTKIKVKCVHNHSVTPDRICLPYNFAGIMQGVDLSYNYPEGTKPYTIGESSNTVTNYGFDINTQISEFNAGLCRLEKA
- a CDS encoding winged helix-turn-helix domain-containing protein — encoded protein: MEELILQIQKNLDENNKLTCKKALELLKQYSKEDFQAIIKELGVKISDCELGQFGKLNKNIAKSEILEKLETKLDSKRRISCKDALECAKDFNMADMRATLKTYKIDVKYCELGCFEEKKGKKFHVKSKIWVENPDGELLFGKGKTDILELVGECGSISQAAKQLGINYKKAWLYIQDLEKNMKEELLIAKKGRGSESGSKLTPRAYELIQNFKILQQDVEEYTNKRFKELFFKKNQEKDKT
- the fdh3B gene encoding formate dehydrogenase FDH3 subunit beta; the protein is MARMKFYVDNNRCISCFACQVACSSAHEVPVGINRRKVITLNEGIEGKEFSTTLACQHCTDAPCEQVCPVKCFYIRADGIVLHDKKTCIGCGYCLYACPFGAPQFPRDGAFGIKGEMDKCTMCAGGPEPTNSHEERELYGQNRIAEGKVPMCAAVCSTNALLVGDAAEVSAMYRKRVLLKGQNLGLDAK
- a CDS encoding molecular chaperone, translated to MIQDIDLSRKYFYEFFSKAFNFIDENEFKIWHEQVLVLAQSPLDDSLKSDFEKLSACDFASFKEEQNGVFFDFSYVNVPISASFYDEGRDDGKMKLQACEIIRKTKFRKKEDCRQSEDEFGFLFAFMASIIEHDLKVAQQLFRFVINPVIDEFIEKLQIHKNSNFYIAIANIMKVFFTNERAYLEVQAPVKKEGKSIADEALQRLPYEPRLPTKFSKTNIEELSKL
- a CDS encoding formate dehydrogenase subunit gamma codes for the protein MHRVILALLACFNFLFAQENFEVKNTQIWDVQRVMNIESYQNFGALWTKLQGEYIASAVLIILIVVISAFALHYMVIGPKKFSHDGKKIYAFSVFERLFHFVAAISWIILVPTGLIMIFGSYFGGGFFVRMCKNLHGIATILFIISIIPMLLCWIKRMLPASYDLRWMMMVGGYLSKEKKPVPAGKFNFGQKSWYYIAVFGGFLMIITGAFMFFLDFNSTSLQSIFGISHIDILRASAIIHNILGILCAVFFAIHIYMAVFAIKGSIHSMISGYKEEEEVYILHSYWYKELSDKKQINPSFTYDSKAKF
- a CDS encoding twin-arginine translocation signal domain-containing protein — translated: MEANQRRDFLKKSLKIGALGVVAGASVNALAKDDYQEQNTVVLGKSTKKEVLYKKTMHWEKYYKIAY
- the selD gene encoding selenide, water dikinase SelD; protein product: MIYKDQKLTQYVKAAGUAAKLDSVGLDKILGILKPHENLLSGIDNNEDASVYKLNEDLALVQTLDFITPVVDSAYHFGAIAAANALSDVFAMGAEVINALNIVGFDTCHFNNEILLEVLEGARVKVEEAGAVLVGGHTIENDEFIFGLSVTGVVHPKKFIANNSAKDGDVILLTKPIGSGIISTAIKAGLLEKAKILKAVEQMSFLNLYASRILREFNSLSALSDVTGFGLLGHLKEMLNKEIMIEVYKNEIPLMDGVLSMANIGIIPVGAYKNKDSLKIWVENLNEKDENIVYFDPQTSGGLLASMSENEANEALKILKDHNIEAKIIARCVRNTHNYLLLR